DNA from Amycolatopsis sp. DSM 110486:
GTGGGGATGCGGCGGGTGACGTCGTCGATCACACCGAGCACGGCGATCACCGGCGTCGGCAGGATGGCCGTGTCGCCGGTCTGGTTGAAGAAGCTCACGTTGCCGCCGGTGACCGGGATGCCCAGCTCGACGCACGCGTCGGCCAGACCGTGCACGGCCTGCTCGAATTGCCACATCACGGCCGGGTCGGTCGGGGCGCCGAAGTTCAGGCAGTCGGACACCGCGACCGGCGTCGCACCGCCCGTGGCGACGTTGCGGTACGCCTCGGCGAGCGCGAGCTGCGCGCCGCGGTACGGGTCGAGGTAGACGAACTTCGCGTTGCAGTCGGTGGACACCGACACGCCGCGGCCGCTCTCCTCGTCGATGCGGATCATGCCGGAGTCCGACGGCTGAGCGAGCACGGAGTTGCCGCGCACGTAGCGGTCGTACTGCGCCGTGACCCATTCCTTCGACGCCTGGTTCGGCGACGCGATGAGCTTGAGCAAGTCGGCCCGCAGCTCTTCGGGGGTCGACGGCCGGGGCAGCGAGGCCGACGTGTCGGCGATCAGCGCGTCCTGGCTCGCCGGGCGCTGGATCGGGCGGTCGTAGACCGGGCCCTGGTGCGCGACGGTGTGGGCCGGGACGTCGACCACGACCTCGTCGTGCCAGGTGATCACGAGGTTGTCGCCGTCGGTGACCTCGCCGATGTCGGTGGCGATCACGTCCCACTTGGCGCACACGGCCATGAACGCCTCGACGTTCTCCGGCGAGACGACCGCGCACATGCGCTCCTGCGACTCGCTCGAGAGCACCTCCGCCGGCGTCATGCCAGTGGCGCGCAGCGGCACGCGGTCGAGGTAGACGTGCATGCCGCCGTCACCCGCGGCCGCGAGCTCCGACGTCGCGCAGGACAGCCCGGCGCCGCCGAGGTCCTGGATGCCGACGACGAGCTTCTCCTTGAACAGGTCGAGGCAGCACTCGATGAGCACCTTCTCGGTGAACGGGTCGCCGACCTGCACGCTGGGCAGCTTGCGCCGGCCGGCCGCGGTCTCGTCACCGGAGAACGTGTCGCTCGCCAGCACGGACACGCCACCGATGCCGTCGAGGCCGGTGCGCGCGCCGAACAGGATGATCTTGTTGCCCGTGCCCGAAGCGAAGGCGAGGTGCAGGTCCTCGACGCGCATGGCGCCGACACACAGGGCGTTGACCAGCGGGTTGCCACTGTACGACGGGTCGAACACCAGCTCGCCGCCGATGTTCGGCAGGCCCAGGCAGTTGCCGTAGCCGCCGACGCCGGCGACCACTCCGGGCAGCACGCGCTTGGTGTCGGGCGCGTCGGCCGGGCCGAAGCGCAGCGCGTCGGCCACCGCGAGCGGACGGGCACCCATGGCCATGATGTCGCGCACGATGCCGCCGACGCCCGTCGCGGCGCCCTGGTAAGGCTCCACATAGGACGGGTGGTTGTGGCTTTCGACCTTGAAGGTGACCGCCCAGCCGTCGCCGATGTCGACCACGCCGGCGTTCTCGCCGATGCCCGCGAGCATCTTCGACTTCATCTCGTCGGTGGCCGTCTCACCGAAGTAGCCGAGGTGCTTCTTCGAGGACTTGTACGAGCAGTGCTCGCTCCACATGACCGAGTACATCGCCAGCTCGGCGTCGGTGGGCCGGCGGCCGAGGATCTCGCGGATGCGCGCGTACTCGTCTTCGGCCAGGCCGAGCTCGACGTACGGCTGCGTGGTGTCGGGGGTCTCCGCGGCCCGCGCGGTGGTGTCAACGGTGCTGGTCACGGTGTCCGTGTCAGGGTTCGCCACACCTCCAAGACTACGTGTCGGCCGGGTCACACCCTCAGTGGCATCCCCCGGTCATCCGCCGTTCGCCAGGGGATAAATCAGTCGCGCGGGCCGTGTGAAGCGGCTTACCGTCGACAATCGTGCTCTCCGCCACATATCCCTTCGCCTCGCCTCGGCTGCCCGCACGGCCGACGGCCGGCCGCTATCTGCTCGCGGTGCTGCGTTCGCGCCCGTGGCTGGTGGTGACGGCCGCGTTCACGGGCGCCTGCTGGTCGCTGCCCAGCGCGCTGCTGCCGCTGGTGATCGGCCGCGGCATCGACGCCATCGCGGCGGGCGACACCGGCGCGATCTGGCGCTGGGCGCTGGTGGCGGCCGGGCTGGGCGTGTTCCAGGCGGGTTTCGGCACGTGGCTGCACTTCACGTCGTACGGCATGTGGATCCACGGCGCGGGCACCACGCAGCGCCTGGTCACCACGCACACCACGCGCCTGGGCGCGACCCTGCGCGAGGCGACGACGACCGGCAACGTCGTGGCGGTGACGTCGTCGGACATCAACTGGATCGGCAACACCTACGAGGTGATCGGCCGGACCGTGGGTTCGGTGGTGGCGTTCGTGGTGATCGGCATCGCGATGCTGGGCTCGTCGCCGCTGCTGGGCGTCGTCGCGCTGGTCGGCGTGCCACTGGCGGTGCTCGGGATCGGGCCGCTGCTGAAGCCGTTGCAGAAGCGCAAGACGGTGCAGCGCGAGAACCTCAGCGACGTCAACGCGCTGGGCGCCGACATCGTGTCCGGCCTGCGGATCCTGCGTGGGGTCGGGGGCGAGCGGCGGTTCCTGAAGCGGTTCCACGACGCGAGCCAGCTGGTGCGCCGCTCGGGCGTGGAGGTCGGGCGCGCGGAGGCGTGGCTGGCCGCGGCGGCGATCGTGCTGCCGGGCCTGGTCACCGTGGCGATCACGTGGCTGGGCGCGCGGCTCGCGCTCGACGGCACGATCGGCGTGGGCGAGCTGGTGGCGTTCTACGGGGTCTCGGCGTTCCTGGTGGTGCCCGTGGACACGGCGACGGAGGCCGTGAGCGCGGTCAGCTCCGGGCTCGTGTCGGCGCGCAAGATCTGCGCGCTGCTGTCGCTGCGGCCTCGGCTGGCCGAGCCGGCGTCACCGGTGCCGCTGCCCGCCGGGCCGCTCGACCTGGTGGACACCGAGACCGGCATCCACCTCGAGGCGGGCAAGCTCACCGTCGTCGACCTCGGGGCCGACGCGGAGACGCTGGCCGACCGCCTGGCGCGGTTCACGGACGCCGCCGAGCCCGTGCTGGTCGGCGGCGTGCCCGTGGACCAGGTCGCGTTGGCGGAGCTGCGGGCGCGGGTGGTGTACGCGCACAACCAGGACCTGTGGTTCTCAGGTGTGCTGCGCGAACAGCTGAGTTCCGCGCTGCCGAGTGACGTGAGCGTGGAAGCGGCCCTGTACGCGGCCGACGCCGACGACATCATCGAGGCGCTGCCCCGGGGTGTCGACGAGCTGATCGGCGAGCGCGGGCGCGAGGTGTCGGGCGGCCAGCGGCAGCGGCTGAGCCTGGCGCGGGCGCTCGCGACGGACGCCGACGTGCTGCTGCTCGACGAGCCGACCTCGGCCGTCGACGCGCACACGGAGGCCAGGATCACCCAGCGCGTCGCGGACCTGCGGCGCGGGAAGACGACCGTGGTGTTCAGCCAGAGTCCACTGTGGACTCACGTGGCGGACGAGGTCGTGAGCGGAAAAGCGGTGACGGTGTGAAACGGCTCCCCCTCGCGTCGGGTCGCGACGTGCGGCGCTGGGCGGCGCGCACGGCCGCCGAGCACCGGCGCGAGTTCTCGGTGATGCTCGGACTGTTCTGCCTCGCGACACTGATCGGGCTGGCCGGGCCGCAGCTGCTCGGCCTGCTCGTGCAGGGCGTCGTCGACGGCAGCAGCACGGTGCGCGTCGACCTGCTGGCCATGGGTTTCGTGGTGGCGCTGGTGCTGCAGGCCTGGGCGAAGAAGGCGGCGCGCCTGCGTGGCCGGATGTTCGGCGAGCGCGTGCTGGCGCAGACGCGCGAACGGTTCGTGGCCAACTCCCTGAGCCTGCCGCTCGGCACGGTCGAGGCCGCCGGCACCGGCGACCTGCTCAGCCGCGCGACGAGCGACATCAGCCGCCTCGACCACGCCGTGCGCTTCGCGGCGCCGGAGATCCTGATCGCGGTGGTGACGGTGCTGCTGACCACGGTCGCGATGATCATCACGTCGCCGCTGCTGGCGCTGGCGCTGCTCGTGGCGCTGCCGCTGCTGGTACCCGTGAACATCTGGTACCAGCGCCGGATCCCCAAGCTGATGGCCTGGATGCTCGACCGCTGGGGCGACCTGCAGTCGGCCACGCACGAGACCGTGGAGGGCGCGCGGACCACCGAGGCCCTGAGCCTCACCGACCGCCGCATCCGCCTCGGCCGCGACGCCCTGGACGAGGCCGTGCTCGGCGAGCGCCGGATGCGCGCGCTGCAGCTGCGGTGGCTGCCGTCGCTGGAGATCAGCTACGTGCTGCCGATCGCCGCGATGCTGGGCCTCGGGTTCTTCGCGTACTCGCAGGGCTGGGCCCAGCTCGGCACGATCACCACGATGCTCGCCTACGCCCAGGCGATGACGGCGCCATTGAACGAGGCGCTGTTCTGGATGGAGGACCTGCAGGTGGCGCTGGCGGCGGCGCGGCGGATCCTGGGTGTGCAGCCTGCTCCGGCGCGCTCTGAGGTGACCACGGTGCCGGCCGGGCGCGACATCGAGGTGCGCGACGTCCACTTCGGGTACACAGCCGATCGCGAGGTGCTGCACGGGAT
Protein-coding regions in this window:
- a CDS encoding ABC transporter ATP-binding protein codes for the protein MKRLPLASGRDVRRWAARTAAEHRREFSVMLGLFCLATLIGLAGPQLLGLLVQGVVDGSSTVRVDLLAMGFVVALVLQAWAKKAARLRGRMFGERVLAQTRERFVANSLSLPLGTVEAAGTGDLLSRATSDISRLDHAVRFAAPEILIAVVTVLLTTVAMIITSPLLALALLVALPLLVPVNIWYQRRIPKLMAWMLDRWGDLQSATHETVEGARTTEALSLTDRRIRLGRDALDEAVLGERRMRALQLRWLPSLEISYVLPIAAMLGLGFFAYSQGWAQLGTITTMLAYAQAMTAPLNEALFWMEDLQVALAAARRILGVQPAPARSEVTTVPAGRDIEVRDVHFGYTADREVLHGIDLSVPRGERLAIVGPSGAGKSTLGRLLAGISAPTSGSIRVGGTEVSSLAEDLLRGEVLLLTQEHHTFSGSLRENLSLPARRDGGDWTDAELLAALTSAGAADWFASLPNGLDTRLGSGAYAVPAALAQQLALARVVLADPHTLVLDEATSLLDTGSARELERSLNAVLEGRTVIAIAHRLHTAAAADRVAVVEGGRITELGSHSELLAADGPYARLVAAAT
- a CDS encoding ABC transporter ATP-binding protein, which gives rise to MLSATYPFASPRLPARPTAGRYLLAVLRSRPWLVVTAAFTGACWSLPSALLPLVIGRGIDAIAAGDTGAIWRWALVAAGLGVFQAGFGTWLHFTSYGMWIHGAGTTQRLVTTHTTRLGATLREATTTGNVVAVTSSDINWIGNTYEVIGRTVGSVVAFVVIGIAMLGSSPLLGVVALVGVPLAVLGIGPLLKPLQKRKTVQRENLSDVNALGADIVSGLRILRGVGGERRFLKRFHDASQLVRRSGVEVGRAEAWLAAAAIVLPGLVTVAITWLGARLALDGTIGVGELVAFYGVSAFLVVPVDTATEAVSAVSSGLVSARKICALLSLRPRLAEPASPVPLPAGPLDLVDTETGIHLEAGKLTVVDLGADAETLADRLARFTDAAEPVLVGGVPVDQVALAELRARVVYAHNQDLWFSGVLREQLSSALPSDVSVEAALYAADADDIIEALPRGVDELIGERGREVSGGQRQRLSLARALATDADVLLLDEPTSAVDAHTEARITQRVADLRRGKTTVVFSQSPLWTHVADEVVSGKAVTV
- the purL gene encoding phosphoribosylformylglycinamidine synthase subunit PurL, yielding MTSTVDTTARAAETPDTTQPYVELGLAEDEYARIREILGRRPTDAELAMYSVMWSEHCSYKSSKKHLGYFGETATDEMKSKMLAGIGENAGVVDIGDGWAVTFKVESHNHPSYVEPYQGAATGVGGIVRDIMAMGARPLAVADALRFGPADAPDTKRVLPGVVAGVGGYGNCLGLPNIGGELVFDPSYSGNPLVNALCVGAMRVEDLHLAFASGTGNKIILFGARTGLDGIGGVSVLASDTFSGDETAAGRRKLPSVQVGDPFTEKVLIECCLDLFKEKLVVGIQDLGGAGLSCATSELAAAGDGGMHVYLDRVPLRATGMTPAEVLSSESQERMCAVVSPENVEAFMAVCAKWDVIATDIGEVTDGDNLVITWHDEVVVDVPAHTVAHQGPVYDRPIQRPASQDALIADTSASLPRPSTPEELRADLLKLIASPNQASKEWVTAQYDRYVRGNSVLAQPSDSGMIRIDEESGRGVSVSTDCNAKFVYLDPYRGAQLALAEAYRNVATGGATPVAVSDCLNFGAPTDPAVMWQFEQAVHGLADACVELGIPVTGGNVSFFNQTGDTAILPTPVIAVLGVIDDVTRRIPTGIGAEAGETLLLLGDTHDELDGSAWARELHGHLGGVPPRVDLAREKLIGEILVAGSRDGMISAAHDLADGGLAQALVETVLIGQCGARVFLDRDQDPFVQLFSESSGRVLVAVPRTEELRFTEMCTARGLPWRKTGVVDPDSRALELQDITEFSLDELRETWEKTLPALFD